The Psychrobacter sp. P11G3 genomic interval GAAGCTGTGAGTGTACTGTTTGATAAATCAATCGATGGCTTTGGTGAAATGTTCCGTTTAATCTCAAAAGATGAAATCGGTATGTCTACCGTACAATCGCGAGCAGTTGCTGGTATGGCCAATGGTACGGGTATATTCTGTCTACCAGGCTCTTCTGGTGCTTGCCGTACGGGTTGGGAAAATATCTTAAAAGATCAGTTTGACAGTCGTACTCGTCCATGCAATTTTGTGCCGCATTTTTTGGCACAAAACCCTAGCCATGATTGAGTTATAAATAATTGAGCTATGAGTGATATACAATTAAGCCTGACAGGTAATGGTAAATGAAAAACTGCTCAAATAATCTGGATGGTTTGGCAGGTGTGGTTATTTTGGCAGGCGGTGCATCTAGACGTATGGG includes:
- the moaB gene encoding molybdenum cofactor biosynthesis protein B; its protein translation is MSKPAAQFTPLNIAVLTVSDSRTLAEDTSGQYLVDSLTEAGHHLADRQLITDDIYQIRAVISGWIASPGVHAVITTGGTGFFIRDSMPEAVSVLFDKSIDGFGEMFRLISKDEIGMSTVQSRAVAGMANGTGIFCLPGSSGACRTGWENILKDQFDSRTRPCNFVPHFLAQNPSHD